From a region of the Arachis ipaensis cultivar K30076 chromosome B09, Araip1.1, whole genome shotgun sequence genome:
- the LOC107614688 gene encoding uncharacterized protein LOC107614688, with protein sequence MMFLYSDSDPILCQSFPTFLDGTALLWFSNLPKGCISNFDEFAKLFTNHFAASKIYVRDSDYLSTIKQGQHESLKEYMTRFTEVAMQIPDLNPEVQLHAIKSGLHPGNFQKAIVVAKPKTLEEFREKATGQIEIEELREAQKNERPTKREEERPHRSINKDPKKSFKLAPKFDSYTKFNTKKKT encoded by the coding sequence ATGATGTTTCTTTACAGTGACTCAGATCCCATCTTGTGTCAGTCTTTCCCCACTTTTCTAGATGGTACCGCGTTATTATGGTTCTCTAATTTACCTAAAGGATGCATTTCGAACTTTGACGAATTCGCAAAGCTATTTACTAACCATTTTGCAGCTTCCAAAATTTACGTAAGAGATTCAGATTATCTCAGCACAATCAAACAGGGACAACATGAAAGCTTAAAAGAGTACATGACACGTTTCACAGAGGTAGCCATGCAGATCCCTGACCTTAATCCAGAGGTACAGTTACACGCCATCAAAAGCGGACTTCATCCCGGGAATTTCCAAAAAGCGATAGTAGTGGCGAAACCAAAAACATTGGAGGAATTTCGAGAAAAAGCTACAGGCCAGATAGAGATTGAAGAACTCAGAGAAGCTCAGAAGAACGAAAGGCCGactaaaagagaagaagaaaggccTCACCGATCCATAAACAAAGATCCCAAGAAATCATTTAAACTAGCACCAAAGTTCGACTCATACACGAAATTCAACACAaaaaagaagacataa
- the LOC107614687 gene encoding UPF0481 protein At3g47200 encodes MVERAKIECDYLCKTLEESEKQLTGEGNKVSRPKIQRIPAYMAEKLEFQRYYRPQIISLGCFHNKRQGELYKKAWAAMYIRHTNLKAEDLFMELWGNKRMWRNLFDSDMVDTELLIVDGCCVLELLEKSDLSVDPEQELKISMDKLVRVHQDLLILDNQIPFQSLRFFCEDQERLQKCLCNFLQVHGIETSPKLPRKKRENEEVKVAVDGDDEEDPVHLLDYLRKALLMRDQHTFYKAINHKKMKRGSLHLRKYRIGTIQELKAAGIRVTKDSHNNSMYPSFKDGMLQLPELIVDGSTPHIFLNLVAYEMCPDFRNNFDISSFLVFMSSLIDQPEDVKELRLAGIIINELANDKEVADLFNKMDSILVPETPLFAHIRDQIHSHFESKRGRIRMLSWMGEAYNTFFRSPWTIIALLAATLGLVLTFIQTWFAIHPKSS; translated from the coding sequence ATGGTGGAAAGGGCGAAAATCGAATGCGATTATCTGTGTAAGACATTAGAAGAATCGGAGAAGCAATTAACTGGAGAAGGTAACAAAGTTTCAAGGCCTAAAATACAACGAATTCCAGCGTACATGGCTGAAAAGCTTGAGTTTCAAAGATACTACAGGCCGCAGATCATTTCACTTGGTTGTTTTCATAACAAAAGGCAAGGAGAGCTGTATAAGAAAGCATGGGCAGCAATGTATATTAGGCATACTAACCTAAAGGCTGAAGATTTATTTATGGAACTCTGGGGGAATAAACGGATGTGGCGGAATTTATTTGATAGCGATATGGTAGACACAGAACTTTTGATAGTGGATGGATGTTGTGTTCTAGAATTGCTGGAAAAATCAGACTTGTCAGTTGATCCAGAGCAAGAGCTCAAGATTAGCATGGACAAGCTTGTACGGGTGCACCAGGATCTGCTTATCTTGGACAATCAAATTCCTTTCCAATCCCTCAGGTTCTTCTGTGAGGACCAAGAAAGGCTCCAAAAATGCCTCTGCAACTTCCTCCAAGTTCATGGTATTGAGACATCACCCAAGCTTCccagaaagaaaagagagaatgaAGAAGTGAAGGTAGCAGTGGATGGAGATGATGAGGAGGACCCCGTCCATCTTCTTGATTATCTGCGGAAGGCCCTCTTAATGAGAGACCAACACACATTTTACAAAGCTATCAACcacaagaagatgaagaggggATCCCTGCACCTCAGGAAGTACAGGATTGGGACCATCCAGGAACTCAAGGCAGCTGGGATTCGTGTGACAAAAGATTCCCACAACAACTCGATGTATCCGAGCTTCAAAGATGGGATGCTGCAGCTTCCAGAACTCATAGTGGATGGCTCAACACCTCATATATTCCTCAACCTAGTGGCCTATGAGATGTGTCCTGATTTTCGCAACAACTTCGACATCAGCTCATTTTTAGTCTTCATGAGCTCTCTCATTGATCAGCCGGAGGATGTGAAGGAACTCAGATTAGCTGGCATAATTATCAACGAACTTGCCAATGACAAGGAAGTGGCTGACCTGTTTAATAAGATGGACAGCATTCTTGTGCCTGAGACACCATTGTTCGCTCACATCAGAGACCAAATCCATTCACATTTTGAGTCCAAACGAGGCAGGATCAGAATGCTATCTTGGATGGGAGAGGCCTACAACACCTTTTTTCGCTCGCCATGGACCATCATTGCTTTGTTGGCTGCCACACTTGGCCTTGTTCTCACATTCATCCAGACATGGTTTGCTATACACCCTAAATCTTCATAA